A region from the Ctenopharyngodon idella isolate HZGC_01 chromosome 13, HZGC01, whole genome shotgun sequence genome encodes:
- the entpd2b gene encoding ectonucleoside triphosphate diphosphohydrolase 2 isoform X3, with product MTLRLYGQEYSLYTHSYLCYGKEEALRMILAYLVTSQGNTSKVYHPCYPSDFTDVFKLKEVFDSPCVVSRRPKTYDPHSWIRVQGTGDYQSCLGNTSEIFSFHFCPFSQCSFNGVFQPNISGGFMAFSAYFFTHSYLQQSTGIKISTSAQLQEATQAMCNMTIEEMTRKSPHLKKYLKDYCAVAVYIQVLMLRGYSFDEHSFQNVAFQKKAGEASVGWALGYILSVSSLLPEEPTGIRKGLCPAAWICLLILLTILLTATVCYMALLVIWRKRRNGGVS from the exons ATGACCTTGCGTCTCTACGGGCAAGAGTATTCCCTCTACACACATAGTTACCTGTGTTATGGTAAAGAAGAGGCTCTCCGCATGATCCTGGCCTACCTGGTTACA TCACAGGGTAATACTAGCAAAGTGTACCATCCCTGCTACCCATCTGACTTCACTGATGTCTTCAAGCTGAAGGAAGTGTTTGACTCGCCTTGTGTGGTGTCAAGGAGACCCAAAACTTACGACCCTCATTCGTGGATCAGAGTGCAAGGCACCGGGGACTACCAAAGCTGCCTTGGCAACACTTCTGAAATATTTTCCTTCCACTTCTGCCCCTTTTCTCAGTGTTCCTTTAATGGAGTTTTCCAGCCCAACATCAGCGGGGGCTTCATG gcCTTTTCTGCCTATTTCTTCACTCACAGTTATCTCCAGCAAAGTACAGGGATAAAGATCAGCACCTCTGCTCAACTACAGGAGGCTACACAGGCTATGTGCAATATGACCATAGAAGAG ATGACCAGGAAATCCCCCCACTTGAAAAAATACCTGAAGGATTATTGTGCAGTTGCAGTGTATATACAAGTGCTAATGCTTAGGGGTTATAGCTTTGATGAACATTCTTTCCAAAATGTTGCTTTCCAGAAAAAG gcaggtgaggcCTCTGTGGGCTGGGCTCTGGGTTATATACTCAGTGTGAGCAGCCTTCTTCCAGAGGAACCTACCGGGATCAGAAAGGGCTTGTGTCCTGCGGCATGGATCTGTTTGTTGATTCTCCTAACCATCCTCCTCACTGCCACCGTCTGTTACATGGCTCTCCTAGTGATCTGGAGGAAAAGGAGGAATGGAGGTGTCTCATAG
- the entpd2b gene encoding ectonucleoside triphosphate diphosphohydrolase 2 isoform X1, which yields MDKLFVKFVASGTLLLFGIVSILLLTVPIHELREPPQYMYGIVLDAGSSHTALYTYRWPADKLNGTGVVAQHSECHVKGEGISAYAGQQGAAGRSLEACLKQAMRDIPPERHQRTPVYLGATAGMRLLKITNPDRASQVLQEVKQKIKSFPFSFRGAVILSGQEEGVYGWVTVNYLLENFIKYGYVGRWLKPGRKTVGALDLGGASTQITFETPETVENERNHMTLRLYGQEYSLYTHSYLCYGKEEALRMILAYLVTSQGNTSKVYHPCYPSDFTDVFKLKEVFDSPCVVSRRPKTYDPHSWIRVQGTGDYQSCLGNTSEIFSFHFCPFSQCSFNGVFQPNISGGFMAFSAYFFTHSYLQQSTGIKISTSAQLQEATQAMCNMTIEEMTRKSPHLKKYLKDYCAVAVYIQVLMLRGYSFDEHSFQNVAFQKKAGEASVGWALGYILSVSSLLPEEPTGIRKGLCPAAWICLLILLTILLTATVCYMALLVIWRKRRNGGVS from the exons ATGGATAAACTGTTTGTTAAGTTTGTTGCCTCAGGAACGCTCCTTCTGTTTGGAATTGTGTCCATTCTACTCCTAACTGTACCTATACATGAACTGAGAGAGCCTCCGCAGTACATG TATGGGATTGTGCTGGATGCTGGCTCCTCACATACTGCCTTGTACACCTACAGATGGCCAGCGGACAAGTTAAATGGCACAGGCGTGGTTGCCCAGCACAGCGAGTGTCATGTCAAAG GAGAAGGGATCTCAGCTTATGCTGGTCAGCAGGGTGCAGCAGGCCGTAGCCTCGAGGCATGCTTGAAGCAGGCCATGCGGGACATTCCCCCAGAAAGACATCAACGCACCCCTGTATATCTGGGAGCTACTGCTGGCATGAGACTTCTGAA AATAACCAATCCTGACAGAGCATCTCAGGTTCTTCAAGAAGTCAAACAAAAAATCAAATCCTTTCCATTCAGCTTTCGAGGAGCAGTAATTTTGAGTGGTCAAGAAGAGGGGGTTTACGGTTGGGTCACTGTGAACTACCTCCTTGAAAACTTCATAAAG TATGGCTATGTGGGCCGGTGGCTTAAACCTGGCAGAAAGACAGTCGGTGCGCTGGATTTAGGTGGGGCGTCCACACAGATCACCTTTGAGACCCCAGAGACAGTTGAAAATGAGAGAAACCATATGACCTTGCGTCTCTACGGGCAAGAGTATTCCCTCTACACACATAGTTACCTGTGTTATGGTAAAGAAGAGGCTCTCCGCATGATCCTGGCCTACCTGGTTACA TCACAGGGTAATACTAGCAAAGTGTACCATCCCTGCTACCCATCTGACTTCACTGATGTCTTCAAGCTGAAGGAAGTGTTTGACTCGCCTTGTGTGGTGTCAAGGAGACCCAAAACTTACGACCCTCATTCGTGGATCAGAGTGCAAGGCACCGGGGACTACCAAAGCTGCCTTGGCAACACTTCTGAAATATTTTCCTTCCACTTCTGCCCCTTTTCTCAGTGTTCCTTTAATGGAGTTTTCCAGCCCAACATCAGCGGGGGCTTCATG gcCTTTTCTGCCTATTTCTTCACTCACAGTTATCTCCAGCAAAGTACAGGGATAAAGATCAGCACCTCTGCTCAACTACAGGAGGCTACACAGGCTATGTGCAATATGACCATAGAAGAG ATGACCAGGAAATCCCCCCACTTGAAAAAATACCTGAAGGATTATTGTGCAGTTGCAGTGTATATACAAGTGCTAATGCTTAGGGGTTATAGCTTTGATGAACATTCTTTCCAAAATGTTGCTTTCCAGAAAAAG gcaggtgaggcCTCTGTGGGCTGGGCTCTGGGTTATATACTCAGTGTGAGCAGCCTTCTTCCAGAGGAACCTACCGGGATCAGAAAGGGCTTGTGTCCTGCGGCATGGATCTGTTTGTTGATTCTCCTAACCATCCTCCTCACTGCCACCGTCTGTTACATGGCTCTCCTAGTGATCTGGAGGAAAAGGAGGAATGGAGGTGTCTCATAG
- the entpd2b gene encoding ectonucleoside triphosphate diphosphohydrolase 2 isoform X2 yields the protein MRDIPPERHQRTPVYLGATAGMRLLKITNPDRASQVLQEVKQKIKSFPFSFRGAVILSGQEEGVYGWVTVNYLLENFIKYGYVGRWLKPGRKTVGALDLGGASTQITFETPETVENERNHMTLRLYGQEYSLYTHSYLCYGKEEALRMILAYLVTSQGNTSKVYHPCYPSDFTDVFKLKEVFDSPCVVSRRPKTYDPHSWIRVQGTGDYQSCLGNTSEIFSFHFCPFSQCSFNGVFQPNISGGFMAFSAYFFTHSYLQQSTGIKISTSAQLQEATQAMCNMTIEEMTRKSPHLKKYLKDYCAVAVYIQVLMLRGYSFDEHSFQNVAFQKKAGEASVGWALGYILSVSSLLPEEPTGIRKGLCPAAWICLLILLTILLTATVCYMALLVIWRKRRNGGVS from the exons ATGCGGGACATTCCCCCAGAAAGACATCAACGCACCCCTGTATATCTGGGAGCTACTGCTGGCATGAGACTTCTGAA AATAACCAATCCTGACAGAGCATCTCAGGTTCTTCAAGAAGTCAAACAAAAAATCAAATCCTTTCCATTCAGCTTTCGAGGAGCAGTAATTTTGAGTGGTCAAGAAGAGGGGGTTTACGGTTGGGTCACTGTGAACTACCTCCTTGAAAACTTCATAAAG TATGGCTATGTGGGCCGGTGGCTTAAACCTGGCAGAAAGACAGTCGGTGCGCTGGATTTAGGTGGGGCGTCCACACAGATCACCTTTGAGACCCCAGAGACAGTTGAAAATGAGAGAAACCATATGACCTTGCGTCTCTACGGGCAAGAGTATTCCCTCTACACACATAGTTACCTGTGTTATGGTAAAGAAGAGGCTCTCCGCATGATCCTGGCCTACCTGGTTACA TCACAGGGTAATACTAGCAAAGTGTACCATCCCTGCTACCCATCTGACTTCACTGATGTCTTCAAGCTGAAGGAAGTGTTTGACTCGCCTTGTGTGGTGTCAAGGAGACCCAAAACTTACGACCCTCATTCGTGGATCAGAGTGCAAGGCACCGGGGACTACCAAAGCTGCCTTGGCAACACTTCTGAAATATTTTCCTTCCACTTCTGCCCCTTTTCTCAGTGTTCCTTTAATGGAGTTTTCCAGCCCAACATCAGCGGGGGCTTCATG gcCTTTTCTGCCTATTTCTTCACTCACAGTTATCTCCAGCAAAGTACAGGGATAAAGATCAGCACCTCTGCTCAACTACAGGAGGCTACACAGGCTATGTGCAATATGACCATAGAAGAG ATGACCAGGAAATCCCCCCACTTGAAAAAATACCTGAAGGATTATTGTGCAGTTGCAGTGTATATACAAGTGCTAATGCTTAGGGGTTATAGCTTTGATGAACATTCTTTCCAAAATGTTGCTTTCCAGAAAAAG gcaggtgaggcCTCTGTGGGCTGGGCTCTGGGTTATATACTCAGTGTGAGCAGCCTTCTTCCAGAGGAACCTACCGGGATCAGAAAGGGCTTGTGTCCTGCGGCATGGATCTGTTTGTTGATTCTCCTAACCATCCTCCTCACTGCCACCGTCTGTTACATGGCTCTCCTAGTGATCTGGAGGAAAAGGAGGAATGGAGGTGTCTCATAG